The following coding sequences lie in one Vibrio sp. BS-M-Sm-2 genomic window:
- the rpsL gene encoding 30S ribosomal protein S12 has translation MATINQLVRKPRVKQVVKSNVPALEACPQKRGVCTRVYTTTPKKPNSALRKVCRVRLTNGFEVTSYIGGEGHNLQEHSVVLIRGGRVKDLPGVRYHTVRGALDCAGVNDRKQGRSKYGVKRPKS, from the coding sequence ATGGCAACTATTAACCAGTTGGTTCGCAAGCCTCGTGTAAAGCAAGTTGTTAAAAGCAACGTGCCTGCACTAGAAGCGTGCCCACAAAAACGTGGTGTATGTACTCGTGTTTACACTACTACACCTAAAAAACCTAACTCGGCACTACGTAAAGTATGTCGTGTACGTCTAACCAACGGTTTCGAAGTAACTTCGTACATCGGTGGTGAAGGTCACAACCTTCAAGAGCACAGTGTTGTACTAATCCGTGGCGGTCGTGTAAAAGACCTTCCGGGTGTTCGTTACCACACTGTTCGCGGCGCGCTAGACTGTGCTGGCGTTAACGACCGTAAACAAGGTCGTTCTAAGTACGGTGTGAAACGTCCTAAGTCTTAA
- the rpsG gene encoding 30S ribosomal protein S7: protein MPRRRVIGQRKILPDPKFKSELLAKFVNILMVDGKKSTAEKIVYTALDSMAEKSGKDHLAVFEEALENVRPAVEVKSRRVGGSTYQVPVEVRPVRRNALAMRWVVEAARKRGEKSMAQRLAAEMLDASENKGTAVKKREDVHRMADANKAFAHYRW, encoded by the coding sequence ATGCCACGTCGTCGCGTAATAGGTCAGCGTAAGATCCTTCCAGATCCTAAGTTCAAATCTGAATTGCTGGCAAAATTCGTTAACATCCTTATGGTTGACGGAAAGAAATCTACTGCAGAAAAAATCGTTTACACTGCACTAGATTCAATGGCTGAGAAGTCTGGTAAAGACCACTTAGCTGTATTTGAAGAAGCTCTTGAAAATGTTCGCCCAGCGGTAGAAGTTAAATCTCGCCGTGTAGGTGGTTCAACTTACCAAGTACCTGTAGAAGTTCGTCCGGTTCGCCGTAACGCTCTTGCTATGCGTTGGGTAGTTGAAGCTGCGCGTAAGCGTGGTGAAAAATCTATGGCTCAACGCCTAGCTGCTGAAATGCTAGACGCGTCTGAGAACAAAGGTACTGCGGTTAAGAAACGTGAAGACGTTCACCGCATGGCTGACGCAAACAAAGCGTTCGCACATTACCGTTGGTAA
- the fusA gene encoding elongation factor G: MARKTPIEQYRNIGIVAHVDAGKTTTSERILFYTGLSHKIGEVHDGAATMDWMEQEQERGITITSAATTTFWRGMEAQFSDHRINIIDTPGHVDFTIEVERSLRVLDGAVVVFCGSSGVEPQSETVWRQADKYQVPRMVFVNKMDRTGADFLRVVEQIKDRLGATPVPIQLNIGAEENFQGVVDLIKMKAINWNEADQGMTFTYEDIPADMQEMAEEYRTELVEAAAEANEELMDKYLEEGELTEAEIKQGLRTRTLNNEIVLATCGSAFKNKGVQAVLDAVVDFLPSPVDVPAIKGIDEDENEAERHADDKEPFSALAFKIATDPFVGTLTFIRVYSGVVESGKTAYNSVKKQRERLGRIVQMHSNKREEVKEVRAGDIAAIIGLKDVTTGETLCDQNHKIVLERMEFPDPVIQIVVEPSSQADQDKMTIALGKLAAEDPSFRVDMDAETGQTLISGMGELHLDIIVDRMKREFSVNCNVGNPQVAYRETIRGTAKAEGKFIREHGGKGQYGHVWLKLEPSEAGEGFVFVDEIANGIVPKEFIASVAKGVEEQMNNGVLAGYPVLDIKATLYDGSYHETDSSEMAFTIAASMAFRTGALEAQPVLLEPMMKVEVTTPEDWMGDVVGDINRRRGIIEGMDEGTAGLKIIRAQVPLSVMFGYATDLRSATQGRASYSMEFSEYAEVPNNVAKAIIAERG; encoded by the coding sequence GTGGCTCGTAAAACTCCTATAGAGCAATACCGTAATATCGGTATCGTTGCTCACGTAGATGCAGGTAAAACAACCACAAGTGAACGTATTCTGTTCTATACCGGTCTTTCTCACAAAATCGGCGAAGTTCACGATGGTGCAGCAACCATGGACTGGATGGAGCAAGAGCAAGAGCGCGGTATTACGATCACTTCAGCAGCAACCACTACGTTTTGGCGTGGTATGGAAGCTCAGTTCTCGGACCACCGTATCAACATCATCGACACTCCTGGACACGTTGACTTCACAATCGAAGTTGAACGTTCTCTGCGTGTACTTGATGGTGCAGTTGTTGTGTTCTGTGGCTCATCTGGTGTTGAACCTCAGTCAGAGACAGTGTGGCGTCAAGCTGATAAGTACCAAGTTCCACGTATGGTTTTCGTTAATAAAATGGACCGTACCGGCGCAGACTTCTTGCGCGTAGTTGAACAGATCAAGGACCGTCTAGGCGCAACTCCTGTTCCAATTCAACTGAACATTGGTGCTGAAGAAAATTTCCAAGGCGTTGTCGATCTTATCAAGATGAAGGCAATTAACTGGAACGAAGCTGACCAAGGCATGACTTTCACGTACGAAGATATTCCTGCAGACATGCAAGAAATGGCTGAAGAATATCGTACAGAACTTGTTGAAGCTGCTGCAGAAGCAAATGAAGAGCTGATGGATAAGTACCTTGAAGAAGGTGAACTAACAGAAGCTGAAATCAAACAAGGTCTTCGTACTCGTACCCTTAATAATGAAATCGTACTCGCTACTTGTGGTAGTGCATTCAAAAACAAAGGTGTACAAGCTGTTCTAGATGCAGTTGTTGATTTCCTTCCTTCTCCAGTCGATGTCCCTGCAATTAAAGGTATCGATGAAGATGAGAATGAAGCAGAGCGTCACGCAGACGACAAAGAACCGTTCTCAGCGCTAGCATTTAAGATTGCAACAGACCCATTCGTTGGTACTTTAACTTTCATCCGTGTTTACTCTGGTGTTGTTGAAAGCGGTAAAACAGCTTACAACTCTGTGAAGAAACAACGTGAACGCTTAGGTCGCATTGTTCAAATGCACTCAAACAAGCGTGAAGAAGTAAAAGAAGTACGAGCAGGTGACATCGCAGCCATTATTGGTCTGAAAGATGTGACTACTGGTGAAACCCTTTGTGACCAGAACCATAAGATTGTTCTTGAGCGCATGGAGTTCCCAGACCCAGTTATTCAGATCGTTGTAGAGCCAAGCTCTCAAGCTGATCAAGATAAAATGACTATCGCTCTAGGTAAACTAGCAGCGGAAGACCCATCGTTCCGCGTTGATATGGATGCGGAAACTGGCCAGACTCTGATTTCTGGCATGGGTGAACTACACTTAGATATCATCGTTGACCGTATGAAGCGTGAATTTAGCGTCAACTGCAACGTTGGTAACCCGCAAGTGGCTTACCGTGAGACTATTCGTGGTACTGCGAAAGCGGAAGGTAAATTTATCCGTGAACATGGTGGTAAAGGTCAGTACGGTCACGTATGGCTGAAACTGGAACCATCAGAAGCTGGCGAAGGCTTTGTCTTTGTGGATGAAATTGCCAATGGTATCGTACCGAAAGAGTTTATCGCTTCAGTTGCTAAAGGCGTTGAAGAGCAGATGAACAATGGTGTGCTTGCTGGCTATCCAGTTTTGGATATCAAAGCTACACTATATGATGGTTCTTACCATGAAACAGATTCAAGTGAGATGGCGTTTACAATCGCTGCCTCTATGGCTTTCAGAACGGGTGCACTTGAAGCGCAACCAGTTTTGCTTGAGCCTATGATGAAAGTTGAAGTAACTACTCCAGAAGACTGGATGGGTGACGTTGTTGGCGATATTAACCGTCGTCGCGGCATCATCGAAGGTATGGACGAGGGGACAGCTGGCCTGAAGATAATTCGTGCACAAGTTCCGTTGTCTGTCATGTTCGGTTACGCAACTGATTTACGTTCTGCGACACAAGGTCGTGC